One Flavobacterium sp. 90 DNA segment encodes these proteins:
- a CDS encoding MoxR family ATPase, producing the protein MVKTIQITREKDIENYLPSKALESTMDMALALMRPLLLAGKPGTGKTDFGHWYVTNANKMKAEKGEETEFNNVFQFNTKSTSVYNDLFYVYDAVSHFRDKAGDKDISEFITLTALGKAMVCAKGLKNIKEARLKKIATNSQLDLKEAKPKSLVIIDEIDKAPRDFPNDLLHEIEHLSFTIKETSPIITIELNDEEKKNVIILLTSNDEKNLPDAFLRRCLFHYIEFPEPIPLKKIILSKLLGRKLTIEENKKIDNSEELNGFEGLNDKIEIFYKIFHNNSIEKKAYTAECIQWINYLHGKKLLHLPLQDYQVTLSALLKKNEDFHEAVKMLKKMEADKLIAEKQV; encoded by the coding sequence ATGGTAAAAACGATACAAATAACACGGGAAAAAGACATTGAAAACTATCTGCCATCAAAGGCTTTAGAAAGTACTATGGATATGGCATTGGCATTAATGCGTCCTTTATTGCTTGCGGGAAAACCTGGTACAGGAAAAACTGATTTTGGGCATTGGTATGTAACAAATGCGAATAAAATGAAAGCCGAAAAAGGTGAAGAAACTGAGTTTAACAATGTATTTCAGTTCAATACAAAATCTACGTCAGTATACAATGATTTATTCTATGTATATGATGCTGTTTCTCATTTTCGGGATAAGGCAGGTGATAAAGATATTAGTGAATTCATAACCCTTACAGCTTTAGGGAAGGCAATGGTCTGCGCTAAAGGACTGAAAAACATTAAGGAAGCTAGATTAAAAAAAATAGCCACCAATTCTCAATTAGACCTAAAAGAGGCCAAACCCAAAAGTTTAGTAATCATTGATGAAATTGACAAAGCGCCAAGAGATTTTCCTAACGATTTACTGCATGAAATTGAGCATCTTTCTTTTACCATAAAGGAAACTTCTCCAATCATAACTATAGAATTAAATGATGAAGAAAAAAAGAATGTGATCATACTCCTCACCAGTAATGATGAAAAGAATTTGCCAGACGCTTTTTTGAGAAGGTGTCTGTTTCACTATATTGAATTTCCTGAACCTATCCCATTAAAGAAAATAATTCTGAGTAAACTGCTGGGAAGAAAACTTACTATTGAAGAAAACAAAAAGATAGATAATAGTGAAGAATTAAATGGATTTGAAGGATTGAATGACAAAATTGAAATTTTCTACAAAATTTTCCATAACAATTCAATAGAAAAAAAAGCTTACACTGCCGAATGTATCCAATGGATCAATTATTTACATGGAAAAAAATTACTACATCTTCCTTTGCAGGATTACCAAGTGACTTTATCGGCACTATTGAAAAAAAATGAAGATTTTCATGAAGCTGTAAAAATGCTAAAAAAAATGGAAGCAGATAAACTAATAGCAGAAAAGCAGGTATAG